CGGATCCATAGCGGTCATTGTAACTCTTTGTCTCGCATAATGCTTGTTATCCGCATTGGAAATATTATGACCCGTGGTTTGAAGCGCTTGCTGGTGTGCGGCCAAACCCCGCTTTCCGATTTCAAGTCCTGAAAATGTGGAGCCCATGGCTTCCTCCTGTTACGAAAATGCAGATCGATTTACGCCGATGCGTTAAGCATCAAAGCTTGTCTTTTAGTTTGTTTGCGTTCCGGATTTTTCCCCGAACCGTATGTGTTTATACCGGATTCCATCGCTTTTTCTTTCATTGCATCGATCGTTCTGGAAAGAATTTCTTGACGAGTCAGGATTAATTTTTCGTTGGATTTAATTTTTTCTTTTAAACGATGTAGTATAGCTTTCAGTGAGGAAGCATGTTCTTTTAATTTAAAATTAGAATCTCTGTCGAGTCGGTTTAAAAAATCGGATAACGTAAGTGTTCCGGTTTCAGGAAAAGCAAAGTTTTTAAAGCGATATACGTCTTCGATCGATTTCATTCTGACCCTTTCGATTTCAGCGGCCATCACGAGCAATTCGTATGTTTTTTTAGTAATCGCCTCGAGAGACTTTCCATCGGCTTTAACGACTGCGATTGATTTTTGAGTTTCTAATTCCAGAACATCCGTATAAAGATTAATCTCGTCTTGAAAAAGTTTCGTAAGTTGTCCCAACCATTCCTCTTGTTTCATTGTTTTATCCGTTTCCCGCTATCAAAGATCGGTAAAACCGAAAATTTGCTTAGGTAATTTTCAAAGAAAATAGAGGAATAGATTTAAGACATAAAAAGGGATTTGAATTGTGTTCTTTACATTTTCGGTCTTAAGATTTGGGATTTCAGAACTCGTTTCAAAACCTTTGAAACCACGACCACGTTTGCCAAAGCGTTTACAATGAAACAGTACTTCCCATAAATTACGTCTCTTTGCGGAGTTTACGAACTTTTAAACCAAGTTTATCGTTGTTTAATCCCCTACCTAAAGTTTTAAGATAGATTTTTAGTTTTTCAAATTATGTAAAATGACCGGATAATCTATTTTTAGAACATATTATAAAGAAAAATTCGCCTTAAATCCAATCTGAGTTCGGTGTTCGTTTTTTCATAAAAACAAATGTGAGGCCCACTCATCTCTACATAATAGAGTGTCCAAAATTTTGCGTGTAAACGCGGGATTTATGCTCAAATTAACGGTATTCTATTTTATAAGGATGAGTAAGATTCGAATATAACATTGCAATTCATTTTAAATTTGGTTATTTGAACGCGGTATCCCACAAATTACGTTTCTTGAGTAGCATAAATCGTTAAATTTTTACAGAGTTTTGCATTTTAAGATTCAGAGCAAGTTGTTTAATGCGACCATTATGAAGGTTAAAAAGTAAGTTTATAATTTATTTCTAAACGGTTTTTTAGATTGTACTTACCGAATATTTTCAAAATTATAGTAGGATACGATGCAAAAATATTTTAGAATTTTTTATGTCATTTTTCTAACTCAGTTTTTAAACACTGAAACGATCTTTGCCAAAGATAAACCCGGAATCAAAACAAAAGAAATAAAACTTACGGATACGGCCCATCACGAATTCAAGAAAGAAAAACCAAAAAAAAATCAAAAAAAAGAAAATCAGGAATTCGAGTTCATCAAAAAGAAAGAAGCTCTTTTTTTCTTTTCCATTCAAACCA
The nucleotide sequence above comes from Leptospira weilii. Encoded proteins:
- a CDS encoding flagellar protein FlgN, with product MKQEEWLGQLTKLFQDEINLYTDVLELETQKSIAVVKADGKSLEAITKKTYELLVMAAEIERVRMKSIEDVYRFKNFAFPETGTLTLSDFLNRLDRDSNFKLKEHASSLKAILHRLKEKIKSNEKLILTRQEILSRTIDAMKEKAMESGINTYGSGKNPERKQTKRQALMLNASA